In the Theobroma cacao cultivar B97-61/B2 chromosome 1, Criollo_cocoa_genome_V2, whole genome shotgun sequence genome, one interval contains:
- the LOC18612804 gene encoding uncharacterized protein LOC18612804 isoform X1 yields MAEYAASSSCIKPHLHPSFLKQRGFVHPNSNFGTPLSKCAYRSCKVFWLSRWKNQKVDNPFISFLKVSPCFRETSLRSTGMWSLVDSDGITASDWIPFGDQVLLMASIFLTYLAGVIPVQKSSSTSQKNIADDDDFPKSSTSSGSARTNCDQNNLKHAWDVVRGKLLETLDTIERGSDFRIGVLDEQQHDKRPLSLYAVSEGPKIRLLWASLRQLEEEVKNNVGTSDTGNMDDWLIAFSRIIQKSCKPVCFAWLEKELGLESNNMELVSLITEKLNGDDTVLQNIRKSGKENLYAEMLYFLRFGSLRKGCCYDQSLFTLYGDSILEDLVITLADGIASTYLELISVDGNLSDEVNSLGLAICNLSTRALQRLRNEVALNQWLYQNLEAIVSMYEDRFDLYTLKSQLIEDKSSDVAETYSWWKKFTLRKYESLSPSLHYVLISHFSMSVKRTKELRALTGWRYYFSLLLEFSDISMPIFRAIINKVSSAISFFLVCLIGRSLGLIYTGIRQSLKWK; encoded by the exons ATGGCGGAATATGCAGCTTCATCCTCATGCATCAAGCCGCATTTGCACCCAAGTTTTCTTAAGCAGAGAGGATTTGTGCATCCTAATTCGAATTTTGGGACGCCGCTGAG CAAGTGTGCCTATAGAAGCTGTAAAGTTTTCTGGCTTTCAAGATGGAAAAATCAGAAGGTTGACAATCCATTTATCTCGTTTTTGAAAGTAAGTCCTTGCTTTAGGGAAACGTCCTTGAGGTCTACTGGCATGTGGTCTTTAGTGGACTCTGATGGTATAACAGCCTCTGATTGGATTCCTTTCGGTGATCAAGTACTTTTGATGGCTAGTATATTTCTTACATATCTGGCCGGAGTAATTCCTGTTCAAAAGTCCAGTTCCACATCTCAAAAGAATATAGCTGATGATGACGACTTTCCCAAAAGCTCAACCTCTTCTGGTAG TGCCAGGACGAACTGTGaccaaaataatttgaagCATGCCTGGGATGTAGTAAGAGGAAAACTTTTGGAGACTCTAGACACTATTGAACGTGGGAGTGATTTCAGAATTGGAGTTCTTGATGAGCAGCAACATGATAAGCGACCATTAAGTTTGTATGCTGTATCTGAAGGTCCAAAAATTAGATTGCTTTGGGCTTCTCTTCGCCAACTTGAGGAAGAG GTGAAAAACAATGTTGGTACTTCTGACACTGGCAATATGGATGATTGGTTGATAGCCTTTTCCAGAATTATTCAAAAATCCTGTAAGCCAGTATGCTTTGCATGGTTGGAGAAGGAACTTGGACTCGAAAGCAATAATATG GAACTTGTTTCTCTGATAACTGAGAAGTTAAATGGAGACGACACagttttacaaaatattaGAAAGTCGGGGAAGGAAAATCTGTACGCAGAGATGCTGTATTTTCTTAGATTTGGTTCTCTAAG GAAGGGTTGCTGTTATGACCAAAGCTTGTTTACTTTATATGGGGATTCCATACTAGAAGATCTGGTAATAACTTTAGCAGATGGGATAGCAAGCACTTATTTGGAGCTTATTTCTGTTGATGGCAATTTGTCAGATGAAGTGAATAGTCTGGGTTTAGCTATCTGTAATTTGTCTACTCGTGCACTTCAAAGGTTGCGCAATGAG GTCGCTTTAAACCAGTGGTTGTATCAAAATCTGGAGGCAATTGTATCGATGTATGAGGATCGCTTTGACCTCTACACACTTAAGAGCCAACTCATTGAGGATAAAAGCAGTGACGTCGCTGAAACTTATAGTTGGTGGAAGAAGTTTACCCtaagaaaatatgaaagttTGTCACCCTCATTACATTATGTTCTGATAAGCCATTTCTCTATGTCTGTAAAACGCACCAAGGAATTGAGAGCCTTAACAGGGTG GAGGTACTATTTCAGCCTACTCCTTGAGTTTTCTGACATTAGCATGCCTATATTTAGAGCTATTATCAACAAAGTCAGCAGTGCCATCTCATTCTTTCTAGTTTGCTTGATTGGGAGGTCATTAGGACTCATCTATACAGGAATTAGGCAGTCCCTCAAATGGAAGTGA
- the LOC18612804 gene encoding uncharacterized protein LOC18612804 isoform X3 produces the protein MAEYAASSSCIKPHLHPSFLKQRGFVHPNSNFGTPLSKCAYRSCKVFWLSRWKNQKVDNPFISFLKVSPCFRETSLRSTGMWSLVDSDGITASDWIPFGDQVLLMASIFLTYLAGVIPVQKSSSTSQKNIADDDDFPKSSTSSGSARTNCDQNNLKHAWDVVRGKLLETLDTIERGSDFRIGVLDEQQHDKRPLSLYAVSEGPKIRLLWASLRQLEEEVKNNVGTSDTGNMDDWLIAFSRIIQKSCKPVCFAWLEKELGLESNNMELVSLITEKLNGDDTVLQNIRKSGKENLYAEMLYFLRFGSLRKGCCYDQSLFTLYGDSILEDLVITLADGIASTYLELISVDGNLSDEVNSLGLAICNLSTRALQRLRNEEVLFQPTP, from the exons ATGGCGGAATATGCAGCTTCATCCTCATGCATCAAGCCGCATTTGCACCCAAGTTTTCTTAAGCAGAGAGGATTTGTGCATCCTAATTCGAATTTTGGGACGCCGCTGAG CAAGTGTGCCTATAGAAGCTGTAAAGTTTTCTGGCTTTCAAGATGGAAAAATCAGAAGGTTGACAATCCATTTATCTCGTTTTTGAAAGTAAGTCCTTGCTTTAGGGAAACGTCCTTGAGGTCTACTGGCATGTGGTCTTTAGTGGACTCTGATGGTATAACAGCCTCTGATTGGATTCCTTTCGGTGATCAAGTACTTTTGATGGCTAGTATATTTCTTACATATCTGGCCGGAGTAATTCCTGTTCAAAAGTCCAGTTCCACATCTCAAAAGAATATAGCTGATGATGACGACTTTCCCAAAAGCTCAACCTCTTCTGGTAG TGCCAGGACGAACTGTGaccaaaataatttgaagCATGCCTGGGATGTAGTAAGAGGAAAACTTTTGGAGACTCTAGACACTATTGAACGTGGGAGTGATTTCAGAATTGGAGTTCTTGATGAGCAGCAACATGATAAGCGACCATTAAGTTTGTATGCTGTATCTGAAGGTCCAAAAATTAGATTGCTTTGGGCTTCTCTTCGCCAACTTGAGGAAGAG GTGAAAAACAATGTTGGTACTTCTGACACTGGCAATATGGATGATTGGTTGATAGCCTTTTCCAGAATTATTCAAAAATCCTGTAAGCCAGTATGCTTTGCATGGTTGGAGAAGGAACTTGGACTCGAAAGCAATAATATG GAACTTGTTTCTCTGATAACTGAGAAGTTAAATGGAGACGACACagttttacaaaatattaGAAAGTCGGGGAAGGAAAATCTGTACGCAGAGATGCTGTATTTTCTTAGATTTGGTTCTCTAAG GAAGGGTTGCTGTTATGACCAAAGCTTGTTTACTTTATATGGGGATTCCATACTAGAAGATCTGGTAATAACTTTAGCAGATGGGATAGCAAGCACTTATTTGGAGCTTATTTCTGTTGATGGCAATTTGTCAGATGAAGTGAATAGTCTGGGTTTAGCTATCTGTAATTTGTCTACTCGTGCACTTCAAAGGTTGCGCAATGAG GAGGTACTATTTCAGCCTACTCCTTGA
- the LOC18612804 gene encoding uncharacterized protein LOC18612804 isoform X2: protein MAEYAASSSCIKPHLHPSFLKQRGFVHPNSNFGTPLSKCAYRSCKVFWLSRWKNQKVDNPFISFLKVSPCFRETSLRSTGMWSLVDSDGITASDWIPFGDQVLLMASIFLTYLAGVIPVQKSSSTSQKNIADDDDFPKSSTSSGSARTNCDQNNLKHAWDVVRGKLLETLDTIERGSDFRIGVLDEQQHDKRPLSLYAVSEGPKIRLLWASLRQLEEEVKNNVGTSDTGNMDDWLIAFSRIIQKSCKPVCFAWLEKELGLESNNMELVSLITEKLNGDDTVLQNIRKSGKENLYAEMLYFLRFGSLRKGCCYDQSLFTLYGDSILEDLVITLADGIASTYLELISVDGNLSDEVNSLGLAICNLSTRALQRLRNEQCQTTPKQVDDYGYGRNP, encoded by the exons ATGGCGGAATATGCAGCTTCATCCTCATGCATCAAGCCGCATTTGCACCCAAGTTTTCTTAAGCAGAGAGGATTTGTGCATCCTAATTCGAATTTTGGGACGCCGCTGAG CAAGTGTGCCTATAGAAGCTGTAAAGTTTTCTGGCTTTCAAGATGGAAAAATCAGAAGGTTGACAATCCATTTATCTCGTTTTTGAAAGTAAGTCCTTGCTTTAGGGAAACGTCCTTGAGGTCTACTGGCATGTGGTCTTTAGTGGACTCTGATGGTATAACAGCCTCTGATTGGATTCCTTTCGGTGATCAAGTACTTTTGATGGCTAGTATATTTCTTACATATCTGGCCGGAGTAATTCCTGTTCAAAAGTCCAGTTCCACATCTCAAAAGAATATAGCTGATGATGACGACTTTCCCAAAAGCTCAACCTCTTCTGGTAG TGCCAGGACGAACTGTGaccaaaataatttgaagCATGCCTGGGATGTAGTAAGAGGAAAACTTTTGGAGACTCTAGACACTATTGAACGTGGGAGTGATTTCAGAATTGGAGTTCTTGATGAGCAGCAACATGATAAGCGACCATTAAGTTTGTATGCTGTATCTGAAGGTCCAAAAATTAGATTGCTTTGGGCTTCTCTTCGCCAACTTGAGGAAGAG GTGAAAAACAATGTTGGTACTTCTGACACTGGCAATATGGATGATTGGTTGATAGCCTTTTCCAGAATTATTCAAAAATCCTGTAAGCCAGTATGCTTTGCATGGTTGGAGAAGGAACTTGGACTCGAAAGCAATAATATG GAACTTGTTTCTCTGATAACTGAGAAGTTAAATGGAGACGACACagttttacaaaatattaGAAAGTCGGGGAAGGAAAATCTGTACGCAGAGATGCTGTATTTTCTTAGATTTGGTTCTCTAAG GAAGGGTTGCTGTTATGACCAAAGCTTGTTTACTTTATATGGGGATTCCATACTAGAAGATCTGGTAATAACTTTAGCAGATGGGATAGCAAGCACTTATTTGGAGCTTATTTCTGTTGATGGCAATTTGTCAGATGAAGTGAATAGTCTGGGTTTAGCTATCTGTAATTTGTCTACTCGTGCACTTCAAAGGTTGCGCAATGAG CAATGCCAAACTACTCCTAAGCAGGTCGATGACTATGGTTATGGCAGAAATCCTTGA